The following coding sequences are from one Halobacteria archaeon AArc-dxtr1 window:
- a CDS encoding DNA-binding protein, translated as MSQAQLTREVARRAFAAEFNDATYAFKESDDERAPNYALLPTGDRANRVFVSGTLTETEDVGEESEYWRGRVVDPTGTFFVYAGQYQPEAAAVLRDAEPPAYVTVVGKPRTYETDDGTVNVSLRPETIAVVDAATRDRWVVETAERTLDRIESFEAWEAEQEAPENGSTAPGNEYAQMAREQYDSPVENYRRAVVQALESLEEADATA; from the coding sequence ATGAGCCAGGCACAACTCACCCGCGAGGTCGCACGCCGCGCCTTCGCCGCCGAATTCAACGATGCAACGTACGCGTTCAAAGAGAGCGACGACGAGCGCGCGCCGAACTACGCGCTGCTTCCAACGGGCGACCGCGCCAATCGCGTCTTCGTCTCTGGCACCCTGACCGAGACCGAAGACGTCGGAGAGGAAAGCGAGTACTGGCGCGGCCGCGTCGTCGACCCGACGGGAACGTTCTTCGTCTACGCCGGCCAGTACCAGCCCGAGGCCGCCGCCGTCCTCCGAGACGCGGAACCGCCAGCGTATGTAACCGTCGTCGGCAAACCCCGGACCTACGAGACCGACGACGGCACCGTCAACGTCTCGCTCCGGCCGGAGACCATCGCGGTCGTCGACGCCGCCACCCGTGACCGTTGGGTGGTCGAAACCGCCGAGCGGACGCTCGACCGTATCGAGTCCTTCGAAGCGTGGGAAGCAGAGCAGGAAGCGCCCGAGAATGGCTCGACCGCACCCGGAAACGAGTACGCCCAGATGGCCCGCGAGCAGTACGACTCGCCCGTCGAGAACTACCGCCGTGCGGTCGTCCAGGCCCTAGAGAGTCTCGAGGAGGCCGACGCGACGGCCTGA
- a CDS encoding ABC transporter permease has translation MDIGLVAGVVALGIVHGVLPDHGWPIAALYALERPRQWLQGTVAALVLGIGHLISSVALVLAYYWFSSFAAFAEGPWMKPLAGGLLIALGVYELVWGGHSHDHDDHGHSTDDHGHDHDDHGHGTDDHGHDHDDHEHHHDHDSQHDHNHDTDGGPGLDGGHGHFTSAHAEGGLWTLGVTALVLGFAHEEPIQILAICAGTPFCLELMLIYSLAVIVAILVPTLLLIAGYQTHRERIERYTPYLPTLTGIVLIGVGLGFVLGLF, from the coding sequence ATGGATATCGGGCTAGTGGCTGGCGTGGTCGCCCTCGGAATCGTCCACGGCGTGTTGCCCGATCACGGCTGGCCGATCGCTGCGCTGTACGCGCTCGAGCGGCCGCGACAGTGGCTACAGGGGACGGTTGCGGCGCTGGTCCTCGGAATCGGGCATCTGATCAGCAGCGTCGCGCTCGTGCTCGCCTACTACTGGTTTAGCTCCTTTGCGGCCTTCGCCGAGGGGCCGTGGATGAAGCCCCTCGCTGGCGGCCTGCTGATCGCGCTCGGCGTCTACGAGCTGGTGTGGGGAGGACACAGTCACGACCATGACGATCACGGTCACAGTACGGATGACCACGGACACGACCATGACGATCACGGGCACGGTACCGATGACCACGGTCACGACCATGACGATCACGAGCATCACCACGACCACGACAGCCAGCACGATCATAACCACGACACCGATGGAGGTCCCGGACTCGACGGCGGCCACGGACACTTCACCAGCGCACACGCCGAGGGCGGGCTGTGGACCCTCGGTGTCACGGCGCTGGTGCTCGGGTTCGCTCACGAAGAACCGATCCAGATCTTAGCAATCTGTGCGGGGACGCCGTTCTGCCTGGAACTGATGCTGATCTACTCGCTTGCCGTGATCGTCGCCATCCTCGTGCCGACGCTGCTGTTGATCGCCGGCTACCAAACCCATCGGGAGCGCATCGAGCGCTACACGCCGTACCTGCCGACACTTACCGGAATCGTCCTCATCGGCGTCGGCCTGGGATTCGTGCTGGGTCTCTTCTGA
- a CDS encoding metalloregulator ArsR/SmtB family transcription factor: MSESADRLRRYLEDELGECRNEDLQKRLAELDSLESVLDVRIISKDVQTLSALGNETRYRLIRLLVEADGALCVCEITPLVDVSDSAVSHALSTLADAGLVTKRKEGRWRKYQATSRANALLTVLDGSR; the protein is encoded by the coding sequence ATGTCTGAATCAGCCGACCGACTCCGTCGCTATCTCGAAGACGAACTCGGAGAGTGCCGAAACGAGGACCTTCAGAAGCGTCTCGCTGAGCTCGACAGTTTGGAATCAGTGCTCGATGTGCGTATTATTTCAAAAGACGTTCAAACGCTGTCTGCGCTTGGTAACGAGACGCGATACCGACTTATACGACTCCTCGTCGAAGCCGATGGGGCGCTTTGTGTCTGTGAAATCACACCGCTCGTCGATGTTAGCGATAGTGCTGTGAGCCACGCACTCTCTACCCTCGCTGACGCTGGTCTCGTGACGAAACGAAAAGAGGGACGATGGCGCAAGTATCAGGCAACGAGCCGTGCAAATGCACTGCTGACCGTCCTCGACGGGTCTCGGTAA
- a CDS encoding replication factor A (Replication protein A protects and stabilize the intermediate ssDNA that is generated by the unwinding action of a DNA helicase at the replication fork. In addition, SSBs prevent the formation of secondary structures by single-stranded template DNA.), which yields MSDVRQHAEDVHDQFSDHIDVSVDDVEERLHTLVGEYKVPIDEARRSVTNHYLEEAGLEREDIASGGSEAVSVEDVDEPEEWIDLTAKVIELWDPRSDSVAQVGLLGDPTGTIKFTKWAKSDLPALEEGGVYELRNVVTDEYQGRYSVKLNSTTVIEELDEEIEVGDDTSEVEGALVDMQSGSGLIKRCPEDDCTRVLQNGRCNEHGEGEGEFDLRIKGVLDDGIDAHEVIFDAEATESLTGISLEEAKEMAMDALDTTVVADEIGETILGTYYRVEGPTFGRYVLADDVSELDGPVDAEELLIKARSM from the coding sequence ATGAGCGACGTACGACAACACGCAGAAGACGTACACGACCAGTTTTCAGACCATATCGACGTCTCGGTCGACGACGTCGAGGAGCGACTGCACACCCTCGTCGGCGAATACAAAGTACCGATCGACGAGGCACGCCGCAGCGTCACGAACCACTACCTAGAGGAGGCGGGTCTAGAGCGCGAAGACATCGCGAGCGGTGGCAGCGAAGCCGTCAGCGTCGAGGACGTCGACGAACCCGAGGAGTGGATCGACCTGACCGCAAAAGTGATTGAGCTGTGGGACCCCCGCAGCGACTCCGTCGCACAGGTGGGCCTGCTCGGCGATCCGACGGGGACGATCAAGTTCACCAAGTGGGCCAAATCCGACCTCCCGGCGCTCGAGGAAGGCGGTGTCTACGAGCTTCGGAACGTCGTCACCGACGAGTATCAGGGCCGGTACTCGGTCAAACTCAACAGCACAACCGTCATCGAGGAACTCGATGAAGAGATCGAAGTCGGCGACGATACGAGCGAAGTCGAAGGCGCGCTCGTCGACATGCAAAGTGGCTCCGGGCTGATCAAGCGCTGCCCCGAAGACGACTGCACCCGCGTCCTCCAAAACGGGCGCTGTAACGAACACGGCGAGGGAGAAGGTGAGTTCGATCTCCGGATCAAGGGCGTCCTCGACGACGGCATCGACGCCCACGAGGTGATCTTCGACGCCGAGGCCACCGAATCGCTGACGGGAATTAGTCTCGAGGAGGCAAAGGAGATGGCGATGGACGCCCTCGACACGACGGTCGTCGCAGACGAGATTGGCGAGACGATCCTCGGCACCTACTACCGCGTCGAGGGGCCGACGTTCGGCCGGTACGTACTGGCCGACGACGTCTCCGAACTCGACGGGCCGGTCGATGCCGAGGAACTGCTGATTAAAGCGAGGTCGATGTGA
- a CDS encoding Lrp/AsnC ligand binding domain-containing protein, whose protein sequence is MVEAYLLMMTAAGTSQSVLANLREIEGVERANIVAGEFDIIATVEAGSTQDLLTVVTEEIHSLEGAGPTRTSMVLQ, encoded by the coding sequence ATGGTAGAAGCGTATCTGCTGATGATGACCGCGGCCGGAACGTCCCAGTCAGTGCTGGCGAATCTTCGGGAAATAGAGGGGGTCGAACGGGCGAACATCGTTGCCGGTGAGTTCGACATCATCGCGACCGTCGAGGCGGGCTCGACGCAAGATCTACTAACGGTGGTCACAGAGGAGATCCACTCACTCGAAGGCGCCGGCCCCACCAGAACGTCTATGGTGCTCCAGTAA
- the arsB gene encoding ACR3 family arsenite efflux transporter, producing MDFLDKYLTVWIFLAMGLGVSLGYVTPGIVDPIQDYYLVEIGLIAMMYPPLAKVNYGQLPRVFSAWRVLSLSLIQNWLIGPTLMFALAVIFFSGLVPPFPAHPEYFLGLIFIGMARCIAMVLVWNDLADGSSEYAAGLVAFNSVFQIITYGVYIWFFALFLPPLLGMDALVAGIGTFDITIAQVFWAIAIFLGIPFAGGILTRVGGVRSKGEEWYEKQFVPKISPITLIALLFTVIVMFATQGENILAQPTDVVWIAVPLTIYFVLMFLVSFAMGRGIGADYSTTTAIGFTAASNNFELAIAVAVAVFGVGSGVAFATVVGPLIEVPVLLALVNVAIYFQQKFDWTGYETGQLENTTSATDDLTSPEADD from the coding sequence ATGGATTTCCTCGACAAGTACCTGACCGTCTGGATCTTTCTCGCGATGGGACTGGGAGTCAGTCTAGGGTACGTCACTCCAGGGATCGTCGATCCGATCCAAGACTACTACCTCGTCGAAATCGGTCTGATTGCGATGATGTACCCGCCGCTGGCGAAGGTCAACTACGGCCAGCTGCCGCGGGTGTTCAGCGCGTGGCGTGTACTCAGTTTGAGTCTCATCCAGAACTGGCTGATCGGACCGACGCTGATGTTCGCGCTCGCGGTGATCTTCTTTAGCGGTCTCGTCCCGCCGTTTCCGGCCCATCCAGAGTACTTTCTCGGGTTGATCTTCATCGGAATGGCCCGCTGTATCGCAATGGTGCTCGTCTGGAACGACCTCGCCGACGGCTCCTCGGAGTATGCTGCTGGACTGGTTGCGTTCAACAGCGTCTTCCAGATCATCACCTACGGGGTGTACATCTGGTTCTTTGCGCTGTTTCTGCCACCACTATTGGGCATGGACGCGCTGGTCGCCGGCATCGGGACCTTCGACATTACGATCGCACAGGTGTTCTGGGCGATCGCGATCTTTCTCGGCATTCCCTTCGCCGGTGGGATTCTGACCCGGGTCGGTGGCGTTCGATCCAAGGGTGAAGAGTGGTACGAAAAACAGTTTGTCCCGAAAATCAGCCCCATCACACTGATCGCGCTCCTGTTTACGGTCATCGTGATGTTCGCCACGCAGGGAGAGAACATCCTCGCCCAGCCAACCGACGTCGTCTGGATTGCCGTCCCGCTGACGATCTACTTCGTGCTCATGTTCCTCGTGAGCTTCGCGATGGGACGGGGTATCGGCGCAGACTACTCGACGACGACGGCCATCGGCTTCACCGCGGCGTCGAACAACTTCGAACTCGCGATTGCGGTCGCCGTCGCCGTCTTCGGCGTCGGATCCGGTGTCGCATTTGCGACCGTTGTCGGCCCACTGATCGAGGTGCCCGTCCTCCTGGCGCTGGTCAACGTGGCCATCTACTTCCAGCAGAAGTTCGACTGGACTGGCTACGAAACCGGTCAACTCGAGAATACGACGTCTGCGACCGACGACTTGACGTCGCCAGAAGCAGATGATTGA
- a CDS encoding RidA family protein, with the protein MSDDQAVDAASSEPETTPLERVSSESKRQREGSGSGSAYGVRTGESDLLFFEGILPEESGVVMNEHSIKDQADLCLDRLESMLSARDRTLEDVMKIEVQLTEIDARAAVDAVYQARFDGTYPPRTTVGVCSLPGNAAVQLDVIAADE; encoded by the coding sequence ATGTCGGATGATCAGGCGGTAGATGCTGCGTCCTCCGAACCGGAGACTACCCCTCTCGAAAGAGTTAGTAGCGAAAGTAAGCGACAGCGCGAGGGATCAGGAAGTGGGTCAGCGTACGGTGTTCGAACGGGTGAGTCAGACCTGCTCTTCTTCGAGGGGATTCTTCCCGAGGAATCTGGTGTTGTGATGAACGAACACTCAATTAAAGACCAAGCCGACCTGTGTCTCGACCGGCTCGAATCGATGCTGTCAGCACGGGATCGCACACTTGAGGATGTGATGAAAATCGAGGTGCAGTTGACTGAGATAGACGCACGGGCGGCTGTTGATGCGGTGTATCAGGCCAGATTCGACGGAACATATCCACCACGTACGACCGTTGGCGTCTGCTCACTCCCTGGCAACGCTGCTGTACAACTCGATGTAATCGCTGCTGACGAATAA
- a CDS encoding GTP-binding protein, translating to MTVPVTVLSGALGAGKTTTLNHVLTADHDAEIAVVVNDMGEVNVDADLVERRVTDDGEVVELSNGCICCGIHGEFERAIVDLARSESFEYLLVEPSGISEPAPVARQFVHGHAGAFYDLHSVATVVDARQFHDAFAGGVVSRHGADDGDRPLSDLIAAGVEFCDTIVLNKVDLVDQTERQEAIDLLRTVQPDAELLTAEFGHVEPEALLAPDARFDLESVSTSASWKRALEHHREHDHDDGHPNHEADEHHHSTDDDDHSHAHPPEEYGVESFLYEARRPMHPKRLHETFAELPTSVVRAKGFLHVAGRPDHALTLSLSGPEAHIEVVGRWIASLSTDRQERYQDDEAIDWDEQYGDRKTELVVIGREMDIDDINARLDDCRCTEMELEDQATMENPFPAREGETLQL from the coding sequence ATGACAGTTCCAGTCACCGTCCTCTCGGGTGCCCTCGGCGCGGGCAAGACGACCACGCTCAATCACGTACTCACGGCCGATCACGACGCCGAGATCGCTGTCGTCGTCAATGACATGGGCGAGGTCAACGTCGACGCCGACCTCGTCGAGCGACGCGTCACGGACGACGGCGAGGTCGTCGAACTCTCGAACGGTTGTATCTGCTGTGGCATTCACGGCGAGTTCGAGCGAGCGATCGTCGACCTCGCGCGCTCCGAGTCGTTCGAGTACCTGCTGGTCGAACCCTCCGGTATTTCGGAACCGGCGCCCGTCGCCCGGCAGTTCGTCCACGGTCACGCGGGTGCGTTTTACGACCTCCACAGCGTCGCGACCGTCGTCGACGCCCGGCAGTTCCACGACGCCTTCGCCGGCGGCGTGGTCTCGCGGCACGGCGCCGACGACGGCGACCGGCCGCTCTCGGATCTCATCGCAGCCGGTGTCGAATTCTGCGATACGATCGTCCTCAACAAGGTCGACCTCGTCGACCAGACAGAGCGCCAAGAGGCGATCGACCTTCTCCGCACAGTCCAGCCCGACGCCGAGTTACTCACGGCCGAGTTCGGCCATGTCGAACCCGAAGCGCTGCTCGCTCCCGACGCTCGCTTCGACCTTGAATCCGTCTCCACCTCGGCGAGCTGGAAGCGCGCGCTCGAACACCATCGGGAGCACGACCACGACGACGGACATCCAAATCACGAGGCAGATGAACACCACCACAGTACAGACGACGATGACCACAGCCACGCTCACCCACCAGAAGAGTACGGCGTCGAGAGCTTCCTCTACGAGGCTCGTCGGCCGATGCACCCTAAACGGCTGCACGAGACATTTGCCGAGCTTCCGACGAGCGTCGTGCGCGCAAAGGGGTTTCTCCACGTCGCGGGGCGGCCGGACCACGCCCTGACGCTCTCGCTTTCCGGCCCCGAGGCCCATATCGAGGTCGTTGGCCGGTGGATCGCATCGCTTTCAACTGACCGTCAGGAGCGATATCAGGACGACGAGGCGATCGACTGGGACGAGCAGTACGGCGATCGCAAGACCGAACTCGTCGTAATCGGCCGAGAGATGGATATCGATGATATCAATGCTCGGCTCGACGACTGTCGATGCACTGAGATGGAGCTCGAAGATCAGGCCACGATGGAGAATCCGTTCCCGGCTCGGGAGGGGGAGACGCTCCAGCTATGA
- a CDS encoding CopG family ribbon-helix-helix protein, whose amino-acid sequence MPVVSVSMPESLLEELDTFIDEYGYSGRSEAMREGARGLLTEFDEPELGGEPIVATITTVFGHETDAETRLSELRHSHQELVTSNVHSHAGDACLELFVAEGTVEEVGAFVSKLRSVSGVSTVEYAILPPDQRALA is encoded by the coding sequence ATGCCGGTAGTCAGCGTGTCCATGCCCGAATCGCTACTCGAGGAACTCGATACGTTCATCGACGAGTACGGATACAGTGGGCGAAGCGAGGCCATGAGAGAGGGAGCGCGCGGCCTACTCACGGAGTTCGACGAGCCAGAACTCGGGGGGGAGCCGATCGTCGCGACGATTACGACGGTGTTTGGCCACGAGACCGACGCCGAAACGCGGCTATCTGAACTGCGACACAGCCATCAAGAGCTGGTCACGTCGAACGTCCACAGCCACGCGGGCGATGCGTGTCTCGAACTGTTCGTCGCTGAGGGGACGGTCGAAGAGGTCGGTGCGTTCGTCTCGAAGCTTCGGAGCGTGTCTGGAGTGAGCACCGTCGAGTACGCCATCCTTCCCCCGGATCAGCGCGCGCTGGCGTAA
- a CDS encoding CopG family transcriptional regulator yields MGNKNKTISFRVNEDAFESLQDIAEERDISLSAVFRDYVDLLVEHDGQVTVVPDAKRGETESEATFPPSVEVPKSFVREHERLELEAEHLREQLEEHKAYVADLRDELEDGGDDVLLLDELDEEESFQLR; encoded by the coding sequence ATGGGGAACAAGAATAAGACGATCTCGTTCCGGGTGAACGAGGACGCCTTCGAGTCGCTGCAGGATATCGCCGAGGAACGTGATATCTCGCTTTCGGCCGTCTTTCGCGACTACGTCGACCTGTTGGTCGAACACGACGGGCAAGTGACCGTCGTCCCTGACGCCAAACGCGGCGAAACGGAATCGGAGGCGACGTTCCCACCGTCTGTCGAAGTGCCAAAGAGCTTCGTCCGCGAGCACGAACGTCTCGAGCTCGAGGCCGAACACCTCCGCGAGCAGTTAGAAGAGCACAAGGCCTACGTTGCGGATCTACGCGACGAACTCGAAGACGGCGGCGACGACGTCCTGTTGCTCGACGAGTTAGACGAGGAAGAGTCCTTCCAGTTACGGTAG
- a CDS encoding GTP-binding protein, protein MSDTIPVTVLSGALGAGKTTTLNHVLTADHGYDVAVLVNDMGEVNVDAEHVERQSELSQRDEEIIELSNGCICCRLRGDMLEAVCSLARNREFDYLLVESSGISEPIPVAQTFALGFEDADYDPTQDYHLDTMVSVVDAHAMYQGFDSGATLVSDDSAEGTDRVPETVLMDQIEFCDVLLLNKCDLVPDAELDEIEAVLGVLQPRAEIVRTEFGQVDPGEILSTGRFDFEVAQDSAGWKHELQEGHHHDAAAEEHGVESFIFRADRPVHPARFADLLRELPDAIIRAKGFFWSAGREDIAMGLDKAGQSVRAGPNGRWIATLPAEQQERYRQALPDLDDEWDEQWGDRGTELVFIGREFDPSSLESRLEETVLSAEEMDADWEALPDPFGRDEQRELALADD, encoded by the coding sequence ATGTCGGACACAATTCCAGTTACCGTCCTCTCGGGCGCCCTCGGCGCGGGCAAGACGACCACGCTCAATCACGTGCTCACGGCCGACCACGGCTACGACGTCGCCGTGCTGGTCAACGACATGGGTGAGGTCAACGTCGACGCCGAACACGTCGAGCGCCAGTCGGAACTCTCCCAGCGCGACGAGGAAATCATCGAGCTCTCCAACGGCTGTATCTGCTGTCGCCTTCGGGGCGACATGCTGGAGGCGGTTTGTTCCCTCGCTCGGAACCGCGAGTTCGACTACCTACTGGTCGAGTCGTCCGGTATCTCGGAGCCGATCCCCGTCGCCCAGACGTTCGCCCTCGGATTCGAAGACGCCGACTACGATCCGACCCAGGACTACCACCTCGACACCATGGTTTCGGTCGTCGATGCCCACGCGATGTACCAGGGCTTTGACTCCGGAGCCACGCTGGTCAGCGACGACTCGGCCGAGGGGACCGATCGCGTTCCTGAGACGGTGTTGATGGACCAGATCGAGTTCTGTGACGTCCTCTTGCTCAACAAGTGTGACCTGGTTCCCGACGCCGAACTCGACGAGATCGAGGCCGTACTCGGCGTCCTCCAACCGCGGGCCGAGATCGTTCGCACTGAGTTCGGTCAGGTCGACCCGGGTGAGATCCTCTCGACCGGCCGGTTCGACTTCGAGGTCGCCCAGGATTCGGCCGGCTGGAAGCACGAGCTTCAGGAGGGTCACCACCACGACGCAGCCGCCGAGGAACACGGCGTCGAGTCGTTCATCTTCCGCGCCGACCGGCCGGTTCACCCCGCACGCTTCGCTGACCTCCTCCGGGAACTTCCCGACGCGATCATCCGCGCGAAAGGCTTCTTCTGGTCGGCGGGTCGAGAGGATATCGCGATGGGACTCGACAAGGCTGGCCAGTCCGTTCGCGCAGGTCCAAACGGCCGCTGGATCGCGACCCTTCCCGCCGAACAACAGGAACGATATCGGCAGGCGCTGCCTGACCTCGACGACGAGTGGGACGAACAGTGGGGTGATCGCGGAACCGAACTCGTGTTCATCGGCCGTGAATTCGACCCGTCCTCGCTCGAATCGCGTCTCGAGGAGACAGTGCTCTCTGCGGAGGAGATGGACGCCGATTGGGAGGCGCTTCCTGACCCGTTTGGCCGCGACGAGCAGCGCGAACTCGCGCTCGCAGACGACTGA
- a CDS encoding DUF5814 domain-containing protein translates to MAITDKIYVKNHRQLSSQLETNIPKGAFKGATLDILFRGDGLEKLDDATRDRVLDFAEDFLDCGCDDNPYCGCPERKFVSYLLDLRAQGLGPDAIVDVMSDDYMVYAYPGDVLSFLDNAVRTLEAAEGLARVDGAPEKREEIRQAATELTR, encoded by the coding sequence GTGGCGATCACCGACAAGATCTACGTCAAGAACCACCGCCAGCTGAGCTCCCAGCTCGAGACGAACATCCCGAAGGGGGCGTTCAAGGGTGCGACGCTCGATATCCTCTTTCGAGGCGACGGACTCGAGAAGTTAGACGATGCGACCCGAGACCGCGTCCTCGACTTCGCTGAGGACTTTCTGGACTGTGGCTGCGACGACAACCCCTACTGTGGCTGTCCGGAACGGAAGTTCGTCAGCTACTTGCTCGACCTGCGAGCCCAGGGACTCGGCCCCGACGCCATCGTCGACGTGATGAGCGACGACTACATGGTCTATGCCTACCCCGGCGACGTGCTCTCCTTTCTCGACAACGCGGTTCGAACGCTCGAGGCGGCCGAAGGGCTGGCCCGCGTCGACGGTGCCCCAGAGAAGCGCGAGGAGATTCGACAGGCAGCAACCGAACTGACTCGGTAG
- a CDS encoding ribbon-helix-helix protein, CopG family, whose protein sequence is MRTSLAVPDDALAEFDATWQAEGLDSRSRAIREAMAEYVERHEVLEDVEGTVTGVVVFDYEHERVIERLHAVQHDHQETIISTSHAHNGDWCLETLFVKGDAEEVRQLIYRLKDFDGVQRVRSMFL, encoded by the coding sequence ATGCGAACGAGCTTAGCCGTCCCCGACGACGCGCTCGCGGAGTTCGACGCCACCTGGCAGGCGGAGGGCCTCGATTCGCGCTCGCGAGCGATCCGCGAGGCGATGGCCGAGTACGTCGAGCGTCACGAGGTCCTCGAAGACGTCGAGGGGACCGTCACCGGCGTCGTCGTCTTCGACTACGAACACGAGCGCGTCATCGAGCGCCTCCACGCCGTCCAGCACGACCACCAGGAGACGATAATCTCGACCAGCCACGCCCACAACGGCGACTGGTGTCTCGAGACGCTGTTCGTGAAAGGCGATGCCGAAGAGGTCAGACAGCTCATCTACCGGTTGAAGGACTTCGACGGCGTCCAGCGGGTTCGATCGATGTTCTTGTAA
- a CDS encoding cobalt-factor II C(20)-methyltransferase, whose amino-acid sequence MTLYGIGLGPGDPGLVTVRGREILERAEAVYTPGRLSRRVASEYVEPSQLADLEFPMTRDEDELRRAWKDAAEVVAPAARESDVAFVTLGDPNVYSTFGHLRRTLERFHPDVSVTVVPGVSTVTAFATALDVEIAAGSELTLREAADGAAPVGPDRMVLFKVTDVPETHRKLVDAGYDVHYGRRLFMDDEETVLTDDPDELTDRDYYTVAYAERADLETDAPDLFE is encoded by the coding sequence ATGACGCTGTACGGTATCGGACTTGGACCAGGTGACCCCGGACTCGTGACCGTCCGCGGGCGTGAGATCTTAGAGCGCGCCGAAGCGGTCTACACCCCCGGCAGACTCTCTAGACGCGTCGCCAGCGAGTACGTCGAGCCCTCCCAGCTCGCCGACCTCGAGTTCCCGATGACCCGCGACGAGGACGAACTGCGCCGCGCCTGGAAGGACGCCGCCGAGGTCGTCGCACCCGCGGCCCGCGAGAGTGACGTCGCGTTCGTCACCCTCGGCGATCCGAACGTCTACTCGACGTTCGGTCACCTCAGACGGACGCTCGAGCGATTTCATCCCGATGTATCGGTCACCGTCGTTCCAGGGGTCTCGACCGTCACCGCGTTCGCGACCGCCCTCGACGTCGAGATCGCCGCGGGATCCGAGCTGACGCTTCGGGAGGCCGCCGACGGCGCCGCACCCGTCGGTCCCGACAGGATGGTGCTGTTCAAAGTTACCGACGTCCCGGAAACGCACCGAAAACTCGTCGATGCGGGATACGACGTCCACTACGGTCGCCGACTGTTCATGGACGACGAGGAGACGGTGCTTACCGACGATCCCGACGAACTTACAGACCGAGACTACTACACCGTCGCCTACGCAGAACGCGCGGATCTGGAGACGGACGCTCCCGACCTGTTCGAGTAA